One window of the Cherax quadricarinatus isolate ZL_2023a chromosome 41, ASM3850222v1, whole genome shotgun sequence genome contains the following:
- the LOC138853818 gene encoding uncharacterized protein produces the protein MSLHFSANQYEVGYKPARLGNWEVGRTFPERPRHRRGPTKVIADDRGHLLPGVPRTHASPWGPLTQAIDPNVLERQRRHNDHTPPQPPPPSVPESDDHHEDGGDEGGLQITGERLHSATRGRDADDPRPQHQQDIYTASGTITPASFRKPVKVSTPTARSCDKAAVAGSRSSSASTPSHEKILQEAAHLPADTVEDALLPRRPEEELVELTGSRALAIRLVDHPAPTNCTKYVVLRPNTAPSPAPAAKPPLLPKRPKTAKIIRKVPEIEFALKWDLKENDIMEEEEDEAIEVVSLKKTKSREPPTPRSVSSVDSGVHIPKTAWNDGPDTRELASKLKSLEINQETTSEASSSHKKTQEPESGYGTPKSRDSRGSLPSVGSRASSGKASVKVSLKIGSTTPDSENGRRRISIDSQRLAQESPKSTPKSRIASPSVGKHTPKSSKESSRSTEIHSSRKVSKPPSPREKKQMDPQLRDPLAIMETMDSVFHTVPLRDTGRGTHTHRSTTVEKQQVVAATQTEEAAAEPFVKRSEEDAIGSAPHETKVRHNHPGHLRSRNCLACEMKAMEEPPKKFLGPSDYKPAFKAGKVHPHTVVNKPKYIRQSERYNARLRARHEPPRYWPINTLSSPFCNRSGYGQDQYPDHMRLRTTYGMAHTTSVKPVHTALINKLYL, from the exons TATGAGGTCGGGTACAAGCCTGCGAGGTTGGGCAACTGGGAGGTGGGGCGGACGTTTCCTGAGCGCCCCAGACATCGTCGGGGTCCCACCAAGGTCATCGCAGACGACCGAGGTCACCTCCTGCCAGGGGTGCCCCGCACACACGCCTCACCATGGGGACCTCTAACGCAGGCCATAG ATCCCAACGTACTGGAGAGACAGCGTCGTCACAacgaccacacaccaccacaaccaccaccaccctccgtcCCTGAGTCTGACGACCACCAC gaggatggtggtgatgagggagggctaCAGATCACTGGTGAGAGGCTGCACTCAGCCACACGCGGCAGGGATGCTGACGACCCccgaccacaacaccagcaggacATTTACACAGCCTCCGGTACCATCACTCCTGCTTCTTTCAGGAAACCCGTTAAGGTCTCCACTCCGACTGCCAG AAGCTGTGATAAGGCAGCAGTAGCGGGATCACGTAGCTCTTCCGCGTCGACACCAAGCCACGAGAAGATCCTTCAGGAGGCAGCTCACCTGCCTGCGGACACAGTGGAGGATGCTCTGCTGCCTCGCCGACCGGAGGAGGAGCTGGTAGAGTTAACAGGTTCCCGCGCCCTCGCCATCCGTCTTGTAGACCACCCAGCACCCACCAACTGTACCAAATATGTCGTTCTTCGGCCTAATACCGCGCCCTCGCCTGCACCGGCTGCTAAGCCTCCACTACTGCCGAAGCGACCAAAAACTGCCAAGATCATCAGGAAAGTTCCTGAGATTGAATTCGCTTTAAAGTGGGATCTTAAGGAAAACGACATCATGGAAGAAGAAGAGGACGAAGCTATCGAAGTTGTCTCACTGAAGAAGACCAAGTCTCGTGAACCTCCAACACCACGGTCCGTGAGCTCTGTCGACTCCGGGGTTCACATACCTAAGACGGCGTGGAACGACGGGCCAGACACACGCGAACTAGCATCGAAGTTAAAATCCCTTGAAATAAATCAAGAGACCACATCCGAGGCGTCTTCGTCACACAAGAAAACTCAAGAACCAGAGTCGGGTTACGGCACTCCCAAGTCACGGGACTCTCGAGGCAGCCTGCCATCTGTGGGCTCCAGGGCCAGCTCCGGAAAGGCCAGTGTAAAGGTTTCTCTCAAAATCGGGAGTACCACTCCAGACAGCGAGAATGGCAGACGCCGAATATCCATAGATTCCCAGAGGTTAGCCCAAGAGAGTCCCAAGTCAACACCGAAGTCTAGGATAGCTTCCCCGAGTGTGGGAAAACATACCCCGAAATCTTCTAAAGAATCCAGCAGAAGCACTGAGATCCACAGTTCACGGAAGGTTTCAAAACCCCCAAGTCCTCGTGAAAAGAAACAAATGGACCCTCAACTTCGAGATCCTCTAGCAATTATGGAAACAATGGATTCAGTGTTCCACACTGTTCCACTGCGGGACACAGGACGAGGAACCCACACGCACAGGAGCACCACGGTGGAGAAGCAGCAGGTTGTAGCAGCCACGCAGACAGAGGAGGCGGCTGCTGAGCCATTTGTTAAACGTTCAGAAGAGGACGCTATAGGGAGTGCGCCACATGAAACAAAG GTGCGACACAACCATCCGGGTCACCTGAGGTCCAGGAACTGTCTAGCATGTGAGATGAAAGCCATGGAGGAGCCGCCCAAGAAGTTCCTGGGACCTTCAGACTACAAGCCAGCCTTCAAAGCTGGCAAAGTGCACCCACACACAGTCGTCAACAAGCCCAA ATACATCCGTCAGAGTGAGAGATACAACGCAAGGCTGCGGGCCCGTCACGAGCCTCCCAGGTATTGGCCCATCAACACCCTCAGCTCGCCCTTCTGCAACCGCTCAGGGTACGGCCAGGACCAGTACCCTGACCACATGCGTCTCCGCACAACCTACGGCATGGCCCACACAACCAGCGTCAAGCCCGTCCACACTGCTCTTATCAACAAGCTCTATCTATAA